The Terriglobales bacterium region GCTGGGACTGAACTTCGGCGGCATCGGGGCGGTGATCGGGCACGAACTCACCCACGGCTTCGACGACGAGGGCCGCAAGTTCGACGTCAAGGGCAACATGAGCGACTGGTGGACCGACGAGGACGGCAAGAAGTTCGAGGAGCGGGCCACCTGCGTGGCCGACGAGTATTCGGGCTTCACCGCCGTGAAGGACCCCTCCGATCCCGCCAAGGACGTCAAGCTGAACGGCCGGCTCACCCTGGGCGAGAACACCGCCGACAACGGCGGCCTGCGCATCGCCTATATGGCGCTGGAAGACACGCTCAAGACCGACCCCCAGCCCCCCTATGAGGGCTTCACGCCGCAGCAACTGGTCTTCCTGGGCTGGAGCCAGGTGTGGTGCCAGAACCAGACTCCGCAGGTTGCGGCCCTGCGCGCTAAGGTGGACCCGCACTCCCCCGGCCATGACCGGGTGAACGGTGTGGTCAGCAACATGCCCGAGTTCGCCAAGGCGTTCAGTTGCAAGAAGGGCCAGCCCATGTACCCGGAGAAGCAGTGCCGGGTGTGGTAAGAGCAGTGGATAGTGAATAGCGGATAGTGGATAGAAAGAACCTGGCCCAAGAAGCCGCCGGCGCGGAGATGATCCGCGCCGGTTCCTTTTTTCTATTCACCATTCACTATCCACTGTCCACTTCAGTGAGCACGTAGCAGCAGGGCCTGGAGGGCGGCGAGGTCGCCGGGGCTGGCGTCGGTGATGGCGAGGTAGTGCAAGCCGCCCTGGTCCCAACTGGTGACGTGGAAGTTCATCTCCGTCGCGGAGGCGGGCACGGCCGCCACGTGGGCGCGCTCCGGGAAGATGAAGACCGAGATCCTGTGCTGGCGAACCTGGAAGAGCAGGAGCGCGCCCGCGGTCTCGTGGAAGTAGGCCACGCGGCCGCCTATCAGGGTGAAGGGG contains the following coding sequences:
- a CDS encoding M13 family metallopeptidase — protein: LGEALGQKYVAVAFPGASKASTLKMVMALEKALGEDIQGLDWMSETTKQQAMVKLQGIANKIGYPDNWRDYSSVKVERTDLLGNARRGASFEIHRDLNKIGQPVDHKEWGMTPPTVNAYYNPQMNDINFPAGILQLPFFSKDQPLGLNFGGIGAVIGHELTHGFDDEGRKFDVKGNMSDWWTDEDGKKFEERATCVADEYSGFTAVKDPSDPAKDVKLNGRLTLGENTADNGGLRIAYMALEDTLKTDPQPPYEGFTPQQLVFLGWSQVWCQNQTPQVAALRAKVDPHSPGHDRVNGVVSNMPEFAKAFSCKKGQPMYPEKQCRVW